In a single window of the Actinomycetes bacterium genome:
- a CDS encoding DNA cytosine methyltransferase codes for MKILELFAGAGGAATGLHRAGFTPSLLVEWDHDACATLRAAGHQPVYEGDVRNLDAIAGHLEGELDALWSSFPCQAFSSAGKREGAMDDRNGWPWTVAAIDRFRPRWFMGENVTGLTTHAGTDWCLAKGPPSTTPLVLTEHWVGLERADRTLILPPVEVRAQMEVVATQREACAVLACPGCYLRRVIIPQLEERFDVVEWRVLDAAAYGVPQHRRRIFIVAGPRAIRWPEPTHGPPTAQASLFGPGLKPYVTVRDALDLEGTLEASRCTDNNPHQERPSDASVEASPTIGIKGNLYINPKLGVAQGRSEPGDPKHPVVPIDQPMQTMGTRANTYLVGEVRVLGGGTNPRAPGREQDRTLHDITDRPSTTIAAQPGGGAGNAGPFVETRAATEPSRLDKPAPTVTTTEAKGTRGDNMNRQLANGTITGGPDRASDALWLATGRRRLTVEECAALCDFPPGYPFQGTKTSQYKQVGNCVVPTHAEVFGRAVLEADKKS; via the coding sequence ATGAAGATCCTCGAGCTCTTCGCCGGTGCCGGAGGGGCCGCCACCGGCCTCCACCGCGCCGGCTTCACGCCTTCGCTCCTCGTCGAGTGGGACCATGACGCCTGCGCGACCCTCCGAGCCGCCGGCCACCAGCCGGTCTACGAGGGCGACGTCCGGAACCTCGACGCCATCGCTGGCCATCTCGAGGGCGAGCTGGACGCGCTCTGGTCGTCCTTCCCGTGCCAGGCGTTCTCGAGCGCGGGGAAGCGGGAAGGCGCCATGGACGACCGCAACGGCTGGCCATGGACGGTCGCGGCCATCGACAGGTTCCGCCCGCGCTGGTTCATGGGCGAGAACGTCACCGGGTTGACGACGCACGCGGGGACGGACTGGTGCCTCGCGAAGGGGCCGCCGTCGACCACGCCGCTGGTGTTGACCGAGCACTGGGTCGGGCTCGAGCGCGCCGACAGGACGCTCATCCTGCCCCCCGTGGAGGTCCGTGCCCAGATGGAGGTCGTGGCCACGCAGCGCGAGGCCTGCGCCGTCCTGGCGTGCCCCGGCTGCTACCTGCGGCGCGTCATCATCCCCCAGCTCGAGGAGCGCTTCGACGTGGTCGAGTGGCGCGTGCTCGACGCTGCCGCCTACGGGGTGCCCCAGCACCGTCGGCGCATCTTCATCGTCGCCGGGCCTCGGGCCATCCGGTGGCCGGAGCCGACCCACGGTCCGCCGACGGCGCAGGCCTCGCTGTTCGGACCTGGGTTGAAGCCCTACGTCACGGTGCGGGACGCCCTGGACCTCGAGGGCACCCTCGAGGCGAGCCGCTGCACAGACAACAACCCCCACCAGGAGCGGCCTTCCGACGCTTCCGTGGAAGCCAGTCCGACCATCGGCATCAAGGGGAACCTCTACATCAACCCGAAGTTGGGGGTAGCGCAGGGGCGGAGCGAGCCGGGTGACCCGAAGCATCCGGTGGTGCCCATCGACCAGCCGATGCAGACGATGGGGACACGGGCGAACACGTACCTCGTGGGCGAGGTCCGCGTCCTGGGCGGCGGCACCAACCCGCGCGCGCCCGGTCGCGAGCAGGACCGCACCCTGCACGACATCACCGACCGACCCTCGACCACCATCGCGGCCCAGCCGGGCGGCGGGGCGGGGAACGCGGGGCCGTTCGTGGAGACGCGAGCGGCCACCGAGCCGTCGCGGCTCGACAAGCCGGCCCCCACGGTCACCACCACCGAAGCGAAGGGCACGCGCGGCGACAACATGAACCGCCAGCTCGCCAATGGCACCATCACCGGCGGGCCCGACCGCGCCAGCGACGCGCTCTGGCTCGCCACCGGCCGCCGCCGCCTGACCGTCGAGGAGTGCGCCGCGCTGTGCGACTTCCCTCCCGGCTACCCGTTCCAGGGAACGAAGACCTCGCAGTACAAGCAGGTCGGGAACTGCGTCGTGCCCACCCACGCGGAGGTGTTCGGCCGCGCCGTGCTCGAGGCCGACAAGAAAAGTTGA